In the genome of Myxococcota bacterium, the window CTGTTCTACGAGCTCCTGTCCCCGCAGGTCTCGGCCTTCAACGTCTTCCGCTATCTCACCTTCCGCAGCGTCGGCGCAGCCCTGACTGCGCTGCTGATCTCGTTCATCGCCGGGCCGGCGCTGATCCGCTGGCTCGAGAACCGCCAGATCGGCCAGACGATCCGCGAAGACACTCCGGACCGGCACCAGACCAAGCGTGGCACGCCCACCATGGGCGGCACGTTGATCCTCTCGGCCGTGATCACGAGCACGCTCTTGTGGGCGGAGTGGACCAACCCGTTCGTGTGGATCGTGCTGTTCGTGACCGTGGGCTGCGGCGTGATCGGCTTCGTGGACGACTACCGCAAGGCGATCCTGAAGAACCCGCAGGGCATCAGCGCGCGCGCGAAGTTCCTGGGTCAGTGCGCGGTCGCCGGCGTGGCCGCGGTGTGGCTGTACACGGTGCCGGAGTTCGACGCCGCGATCTCGCTGCCGCTCGTGAAGGGCTTTCACCCGTCGATCGGCTGGCTGTACATCCCGCTCGCGGTCGTGTTCATCGTGGGCTTTTCGAACGCGGTGAATCTCACCGACGGGCTCGACGGGCTGGCGATCGGGCCGACGATGACGGTGTCGGCGGTGGTCGGCCTGTTCGCCTACGTGGTCGGCAACACCGTGATCGCGAGCTATCTCGAGCTGAAGCACGTGCCGGGCGCGGGTACGCTCGCGGTGTTCTGCGCCTCGCTCATGGGCGCGGGGCTCGGGTTCCTCTGGTACAACACCTACCCCGCCTCGGTGTTCATGGGAGACACCGGCGCGCTCGCGCTGGGCGGCGCGCTCTCGACGGTCGCCATCATCATCCGCCAGGAGCTCGTGCTGGTCGTCGCCGGCGGGCTGTTCCTGGTCGAGATGTTCTCGGTGAT includes:
- the mraY gene encoding phospho-N-acetylmuramoyl-pentapeptide-transferase; the protein is MLYHLFYELLSPQVSAFNVFRYLTFRSVGAALTALLISFIAGPALIRWLENRQIGQTIREDTPDRHQTKRGTPTMGGTLILSAVITSTLLWAEWTNPFVWIVLFVTVGCGVIGFVDDYRKAILKNPQGISARAKFLGQCAVAGVAAVWLYTVPEFDAAISLPLVKGFHPSIGWLYIPLAVVFIVGFSNAVNLTDGLDGLAIGPTMTVSAVVGLFAYVVGNTVIASYLELKHVPGAGTLAVFCASLMGAGLGFLWYNTYPASVFMGDTGALALGGALSTVAIIIRQELVLVVAGGLFLVEMFSVMIQVVSFKTRGKRVFRMAPIHHHYELRGWEEPKIIVRFWIISVILGLVAISLLKLR